In Vanessa atalanta chromosome 29, ilVanAtal1.2, whole genome shotgun sequence, a genomic segment contains:
- the LOC125075021 gene encoding uncharacterized protein LOC125075021, with translation MECTVTSTQVVYPQKDRNEVYKSDYDLDFWKELKKRWMVLGVLMTMALAVLAPNYGAPGGIFHMEYISHIPRTYIYYNAGRTRVHACRTRMYALTALHAHVVAFVLSAVTVNALSVALDRRVIEGAILASLARPCAWLPLSLSRDGVTASLAATSYAVSFVFSPLAHLLLCGRIALPSLRGVLITASSALVPFVIGNLSSKTEIDGTINKISALAILYGECCSLLREAEGSLYVIDVMATLFLVVSWLTTVAASSYLYVKCGLLTLPEAHVLLLVATPKSTHIEWAAPPCAAGGLARLPAVFGAPAQALLLAALAPPGASRDELPT, from the exons atGGAATGTACTGTAACATCAACCCAGGTTGTATATCCTCAAAAGGACCGTAATGAAGTGTATAAAAGTGATTATGATTTGGACTTTTGGAAGGAATTGAAGAAACGCTGGATGGTGCTCGGAGTCTTGATGACAATGGCTCTCGCTGTTCTTGCGCCGAATTACGGGGCTCCCGGAG gaataTTTCACATGGAATACATAAGTCACATTCCCCGgacgtacatatattataacgcGGGTCGCACACGCGTGCATGCATGTCGCACGCGCATGTACGCATTGACAGCGCTCCATGCACATGTTGTCGCATTCGTTCTGTCCGCTGTCACTGTTAACGCACTGTCAGTAGCTCTCGATAGACGTGTTATTGAAGG TGCGATATTGGCGTCTCTGGCGCGCCCTTGCGCGTGGCTGCCGCTCTCGCTGAGCAGAGATGGAGTCACCGCGTCGTTAGCTGCTACCAGTTACGCGGTGTCATTCGTATTCTCCCCCCTTGCTCATCTTTTGTTG TGTGGTCGTATAGCTCTGCCGTCGTTGCGAGGAGTTCTCATAACTGCGTCATCAGCTCTAGTACCGTTCGTAATTGGAAATTTGTCCTCAAAAACGGAAATCG ATGGTACTATAAACAAGATATCAGCGCTGGCAATACTGTACGGCGAGTGTTGCTCGCTGTTGCGAGAAGCGGAGGGCAGTTTGTACGTCATTGATGTAATGGCAACACTGTTTTTGG TTGTAAGCTGGTTGACAACAGTGGCTGCGTCCAGCTATCTGTACGTGAAGTGTGGCCTGCTCACGTTGCCTGAAGCCCACGTGCTGCTGCTGGTAGCGACGCCGAAGTCCACTCATATTG AGTGGGCGGCGCCCCCCTGCGCGGCGGGCGGGCTGGCGCGGCTGCCGGCCGTGTTCGGCGCGCCGGCGCAGGCGCTGCTGCTGGCGGCGCTCGCCCCCCCGGGGGCCTCCCGCGACGAGCTGCCCACCTAG
- the LOC125074984 gene encoding multidrug resistance protein homolog 49-like, giving the protein MKGQSKRFVSHKGKAYDMGVKKDDSIGFFDLWRYSTWGEVTATVIGALLGGVCSGGLVAAVLIYGELTALFIQRHNAKEPPAKDLILHMFGGGQRLDDGNRTLHMDALVDDSVAFALASVAIMMCQLVAAAGAVTLANWAASRMITRLRWKLLRSVLSQETAFFDTNTTMNFATALTEDVDKLKMGVGEHVSMAAYLAGSVIMASTVALVHGWQLTLAGLAVVPVALFVAATVAKNQTRCSSEEVVAYGTAGRIVEQALSAIRTVRAYSGEHVEVTKYSEALNGANSAARKRCAWSGAGAGLGWLLTYTLNAVVFAYGASLCVHDMPLDVDDRTYHPGVLVTVLFCTFMAAQNIAMCNPHLEIFSTARGAAKSLFKLLERQSNINALKDTGTKPERFKGDIIFENLYFNYPSRSDVKVLRGLSLKVKAGETVALVGGSGCGKSTLLQLLQRAYEPDSGCISVDGQKLNTLHLHHYRRSIGVVGQEPVLFSGTIRENIMLGVEDASEESMIEAAKTAQAHHFIVKLANGYDTILGEKGAQLSGGQKQRVAIARALLRKPALLLLDEPTSALDPTAERQVQAALDAASKGRTTLVVSHRLSTIVNASRIVYIEQGAVLEQGTHLELLEKKGAYWQLLQDDMTHRSIAASLPESADEDEHGEVVKAESKRKRSVVRRNSSVCSIAHRESFRRDSFVRSSFRLGSMATQAMPAPNVIMEQEEDAKDEKEINVSTWQLLKLNSKEWPLLAGGGLASLLIGATMPIFALLFSKLYGMFSWPDPDEILRQSQFYAGMFACAAAVSGLVTFLQAWLFGLAGAKLTDRLRVMTFENYLVQEQGWFDIPTNSVGALCARLASDCAAVQGATGTRLGTMLQGVSTMVLGVGLALAYSWKMTLVSLLSVPCVIGGICLEGWITKKSEIKEQRALEGASRLATEAVINVRTVHSLGVEYAILRRYQEALEAADAQSGGRWVRGPVYGLCLCAPTLGYAVSLAYGGYLIAREDLSYEYAILVSEALIYGAWMLAEALSFAPNFAAARRSGARIIRALQRKPLVQNEPTAVDDPEWIATGKLEFKDIHFRYPTRPNVPVLNGLSLNLPPGKTLALVGPSGCGKSTVMHLLMRNYDPHQGVVKLDERDIKRDISMSRLRAQLGLVQQEPVMFERSIRDNIAYGDNTRQVTNEEIIAASKLANVHTFVASLPLGYDTVLEAGSAALSGGQKQRVAIARALLRNPRVLLLDEATSALDAASEKVVQAALEVAAKDRTTVIIAHRLATVRHADVICVVDKGVIAESGSHDELVRKRGLYWELLQQQGPLEANS; this is encoded by the exons TGGCGATATTCAACATGGGGGGAAGTCACGGCCACGGTAATAGGAGCTCTTCTTGGAGGAGTTTGTTCTGGTGGTCTGGTGGCAGCTGTGTTGATATACGGGGAGCTGACAGCGCTTTTCATACAACGTCACAATGCCAAAGAACCGCCAGCCAAGGATCTGATACTACATATGTTTGGTGGTGGGCAGAGGCT AGACGACGGTAACAGGACACTGCATATGGACGCCCTTGTGGATGACTCAGTAGCCTTCGCCCTCGCCAGTGTCGCGATCATGATGTGCCAATTGGTAGCAGCAGCTGGTGCCGTCACACTTGCTAACTGGGCTGCTTCTAGAATG ATAACTAGATTAAGATGGAAGCTGTTACGGTCTGTGCTTAGTCAAGAAACAGCATTCTTCGATACAAACACGACGATGAACTTCGCTACGGCGCTCACAGA AGatgtagataaattaaaaatgggtGTCGGTGAGCACGTGTCTATGGCTGCGTATCTGGCTGGCAGCGTTATCATGGCTTCTACCGTGGCATTGGTTCATGGCTGGCAACTTACACTAGCAGGTTTGGCAGTAGTACCAGTCGCATTGTTCGTCGCGGCCACAGTTGCTAag AATCAAACTCGCTGTTCTTCAGAAGAAGTAGTGGCATATGGAACAGCAGGGCGAATAGTCGAGCAAGCTCTTTCCGCTATAAGGACTGTCAGAGCGTACTCTGGAGAACACGTGGAAGTTACAAA atactcAGAAGCTTTGAACGGTGCAAATTCAGCGGCTCGCAAGCGCTGCGCGTGGTCCGGCGCCGGCGCTGGCTTGGGCTGGCTGTTGACTTACACCTTAAACGCTGTTGTGTTCGCTTACGGTGCCAGCCTTTGCGTGCACGACATGCCATTAGACGTCGACGACAGGACGTACCATCCCGGAGTCCTAGTGACG gTCTTATTCTGCACATTCATGGCTGCCCAAAATATCGCGATGTGTAATCCacatttggaaatattttcCACGGCGAGAGGAGCGGCGAAATCACTGTTCAAATTATTGGAGCGACAGTCGAATATTAATGCTCTAAAGGACACTGGCACCAAGCCGGAGAGGTTTAAGGGAGACATTATCTTCGAGAACTTGTACTTCAATTATCCATCAAGATCCGATGTAAAG gttCTTCGTGGACTTTCTCTGAAAGTTAAAGCGGGCGAGACGGTGGCGCTCGTTGGCGGATCCGGATGTGGAAAATCGACTTTGTTGCAATTACTACAGCGTGCTTATGAACCGGACAGCGGCTGCATATCCGTTGACGGGCAGAAACTGAACACATTACACTTACACCATTACCGACGAAGCATTG GTGTCGTTGGTCAAGAACCGGTGCTCTTTAGTGGAACTATCAGGGAGAATATAATGCTGGGTGTTGAAGATGCAAGCGAGGAGAGCATGATAGAAGCCGCGAAAACTGCGCAGGCGCATCACTTCATAGTAAAACTGGCAAAT GGCTATGACACTATACTCGGCGAAAAAGGAGCTCAACTCTCTGGGGGTCAGAAGCAGCGAGTGGCGATAGCTCGTGCGTTATTAAGGAAACCAGCCTTGCTTTTGCTCGACGAACCCACCTCGGCCTTGGATCCAACTGCTGAACGACAG GTCCAAGCAGCATTGGATGCCGCTAGCAAAGGAAGGACAACATTAGTTGTATCCCACAG GCTGTCAACGATCGTGAATGCATCGCGGATCGTGTACATCGAGCAGGGCGCAGTGCTAGAACAAGGTACTCACTTGGAGCTGCTTGAAAAGAAAGGCGCCTATTGGCAGCTGCTGCAAGACGACATGACACACAG GAGTATAGCTGCATCGTTACCCGAGTCTGCAGACGAGGATGAACACGGTGAAGTTGTCAAAGCTGAATCTAAACGGAAACGTAGTGTCGTCCGACGGAATAGCAGCGTCTGCTCCATAGCCCATAGAG AATCCTTCAGAAGAGATAGCTTCGTCCGAAGCAGTTTTCGCCTAGGATCCATGGCAACTCAAGCTATGCCTGCACCAAACGTAATAATGGAACAG GAAGAAGACGCCAAGGATGAGAAAGAGATTAATGTATCAACTTGGCAACTCCTGAAGCTGAACAGCAAGGAGTGGCCGCTTTTAGCCGGTGGAGGGCTGGCGTCTCTGCTAATAGGAGCCACAATGCCAATCTTTGCGTTGCTCTTCTCTAAACTTTATGgt ATGTTCTCGTGGCCAGACCCTGATGAAATTCTACGTCAATCACAATTCTACGCGGGCATGTTCGCCTGTGCTGCGGCTGTGAGTGGTCTCGTGACATTCCTCCAAGCTTGGCTTTTCGGCCTGGCGGGTGCAAAGCTCACAGATCGATTGAGAGTCATGACGTTCGAAAATTATTTGGTGCAG gagcAAGGTTGGTTCGACATCCCTACTAATTCTGTGGGTGCGCTGTGTGCACGTCTTGCTTCAGATTGCGCAGCAGTTCAAGGCGCTACAG GCACTCGTCTTGGCACCATGTTGCAGGGAGTCAGTACAATGGTCCTAGGCGTCGGTCTAGCATTGGCATACTCCTGGAAGATGACTCTTGTTAGCTTACTCAGTGTGCCATGT gtcATTGGTGGTATATGTCTGGAAGGTTGGATAACGAAGAAGTCAGAAATTAAGGAGCAACGCGCACTGGAAGGTGCGTCCAGACTGGCCACCGAAGCTGTTATTAATGTCCGCACGGTACATAGCTTAG GCGTAGAGTACGCGATCCTGCGGCGCTACCAAGAAGCGCTGGAGGCGGCGGACGCGCAGAGCGGCGGGCGCTGGGTGCGCGGGCCGGTGTACGGCCTGTGTCTGTGCGCGCCCACGCTGGGCTACGCCGTGTCGCTGGCGTACGGCGGGTACCTCATAGCGAGGGAGGACTTGAGTTACGAATACGCCATATT GGTATCTGAAGCTTTAATCTACGGAGCATGGATGTTAGCTGAAGCCCTTTCGTTTGCGCCGAACTTCGCCGCCGCTCGGCGCTCCGGAGCACGCATCATCCGTGCTCTACAACGCAAGCCACTTGTACAAAACGAACCAACAGCAGTTGACGATCCGGAATGG atAGCAACTGGAAAACTGGAATTCAAAGATATACATTTCCGCTATCCGACCAGGCCCAACGTGCCAGTGTTAAATGGTTTAAGCCTAAACCTGCCCCCTGGCAAGACTCTGGCGCTGGTCGGACCGTCTGGCTGCGGGAAGTCTACAGTCATGCACTTGCTGATGAGGAATTATGATCCCCACCAGGGAGTTGTG AAACTAGATGAGCGTGACATCAAGCGGGACATTTCGATGTCCCGCCTGCGCGCTCAGCTGGGCCTGGTGCAGCAGGAGCCCGTCATGTTCGAGCGCTCGATCCGGGACAACATCGCGTACGGCGACAACACGCGACAAGTCACGAACGAGGAGATCATCGCTGCGTCGAAACTTGCAAACGTTCACACTTTCGTTGCCAGCCTACCATTG GGTTACGATACAGTGCTGGAAGCTGGTAGTGCTGCGCTGTCTGGAGGTCAGAAGCAAAGAGTAGCTATCGCGAGAGCGCTGCTGAGGAATCCGAGAGTACTCCTGCTGGATGAGGCTACTTCTGCACTCGATGCAGCCAGTGAGAAG gTGGTACAAGCAGCGTTAGAGGTCGCAGCTAAAGACAGGACGACTGTCATAATCGCCCATCGTCTGGCTACCGTGCGTCACGCTGACGTAATATGCGTTGTTGATAAAG gCGTCATAGCTGAAAGCGGTTCTCACGATGAATTGGTCCGAAAACGAGGCTTATACTGGGAATTGTTACAACAACAAGGACCGTTAGAGGCTAACTCATAA